A single region of the Opitutus sp. genome encodes:
- a CDS encoding UvrD-helicase domain-containing protein, translating into MKSLTHQMILASAGSGKTYALTNRFVQLLAGGAPPERIVALTFTRKAAGEFFDEILNKLARAASDAAEAKRIAAEIGEPQLGPADFLKLLRGMTAAMHRLALGTLDGFFGRVVRAFPLELGLGGEFEILQEHGARRERQRVLRELFSRPNGELDDAQREFVEAFKRATFGAEEKRLAARLDHFIDQHQNLYLDAPEGAAWGQAARIWPEGSLWLEGGGDAKGAAQELRRWAEGACANEKQRARWDDFVAAFEAWSPGAMLPDSLLYVLEKAVEAWDELIEGAAELIIERKKQAVLAEPCAALVALTRTVFAGELKRRLEMTQGIHTVLRGYETVYHQLVRRAGKLTFADVQRLLMPELGAPRLVSGVEARDDGEADYDLAEARLAVDWRLDAKFDHWLLDEFQDTSRGQWSVLRNLIDEVVQDPEARRSLFYVGDVKQAIYAWRGGDPRLFREIFNHYNEAAPGTLAEGRLDQSWRSGPVIVSAVNRVFGDAEALVARVPGPTAQRWTSEWRDHESARPQLAGQVAWLHGENDEARAALVLQLLDEIKPLELGLSVAVLVQSNESATWLADYLRREGGMAAVAASDLHVGTDNPLTTVVLALLQAAAHPGDRLAREQVRMSPLAAALEAAGWGSAEALTEGLLRQVHAEGFARTVDAWLRRLEAVLAADDGFSRERARQLAAAAQLFDETGSRDVAEFVQFAGRHVVRDAETAAVVQVMTIHKSKGLGFDVVLLPDLEGNSLSTRRREGLAIQRAADRSVEWVMDLPAKLFHEHDPVLAAHVAEAEAEAAYEKLCLFYVAMTRAKRALYLITKPVSGKSKSDNFPRLLAETLGTAGVGGDIGVGKWRGAGAYAEGAADWFEASAIASEGVAEKPVKSGIDVLVTAEPVVRHAARTPSGTKAGVVSGAVLFGELTAVAASFGTEVHAALAAVEWGGVSPEVLAAWQATGWGEAVVAEARGCLESAAVAEVFTCYPGAEVWRERAFEVVLDGAWITGIFDRVVVKRDSAGRAVEATIYDFKTDRLDAGGVEKTVGRYAGQLEIYRQAVARLTGLGVGQIRCALVLTALRLVVPVKAMGAD; encoded by the coding sequence ATGAAATCACTTACGCACCAGATGATCCTCGCTTCGGCGGGTTCGGGTAAAACCTACGCGCTGACCAACCGCTTTGTGCAGCTATTGGCCGGGGGCGCGCCGCCCGAGCGCATCGTGGCGCTAACGTTTACCCGCAAAGCGGCGGGCGAGTTTTTCGACGAGATTTTGAACAAGCTGGCGCGCGCGGCCAGTGACGCTGCGGAGGCCAAGCGCATCGCGGCGGAGATCGGCGAACCCCAGCTCGGGCCGGCGGACTTTTTAAAGTTGTTGCGCGGGATGACGGCGGCGATGCATCGGCTCGCGCTGGGCACGCTGGATGGTTTTTTCGGCCGGGTGGTGCGGGCGTTTCCGCTGGAGCTGGGCCTTGGCGGTGAGTTTGAGATTTTGCAGGAGCACGGGGCGCGGCGGGAGCGGCAGCGGGTGTTGCGCGAGCTGTTTTCCCGGCCGAACGGCGAACTCGATGACGCGCAGCGGGAGTTCGTCGAAGCGTTTAAGCGGGCCACGTTTGGGGCGGAGGAGAAACGCTTGGCGGCGCGGTTGGATCACTTCATCGACCAGCACCAGAATCTGTATTTGGACGCACCGGAAGGCGCGGCCTGGGGGCAGGCGGCGCGCATCTGGCCGGAAGGTTCGTTGTGGCTGGAGGGCGGTGGTGACGCGAAAGGTGCGGCCCAGGAGTTGCGCCGTTGGGCCGAGGGCGCTTGCGCCAATGAAAAGCAACGCGCCCGCTGGGATGATTTTGTCGCCGCCTTTGAAGCCTGGTCACCGGGCGCGATGCTGCCGGACTCGCTGCTGTATGTTTTGGAAAAAGCGGTCGAGGCCTGGGATGAGTTAATCGAGGGCGCGGCCGAGCTGATCATTGAGCGGAAAAAACAAGCCGTGCTGGCCGAGCCGTGCGCGGCGCTGGTGGCGCTGACGCGCACGGTTTTCGCCGGAGAGTTGAAGCGTCGGCTGGAGATGACGCAGGGCATTCACACCGTGTTGCGCGGCTACGAAACCGTTTACCACCAGCTGGTGCGGAGGGCGGGTAAATTGACGTTTGCCGATGTGCAGCGGCTGTTGATGCCTGAACTGGGTGCGCCGCGCCTGGTGAGTGGAGTCGAGGCGCGTGATGACGGCGAAGCCGACTATGATTTGGCGGAGGCGCGGCTGGCGGTGGACTGGCGCTTGGATGCGAAGTTTGACCACTGGCTGCTCGACGAATTTCAAGACACCAGCCGTGGCCAATGGAGCGTGTTGCGCAACCTGATCGACGAGGTCGTGCAAGACCCGGAGGCACGCCGCAGCTTGTTCTACGTGGGCGACGTGAAACAGGCGATCTACGCTTGGCGCGGGGGCGATCCGCGGCTGTTTCGCGAGATTTTTAATCACTACAACGAGGCAGCGCCAGGCACCCTCGCCGAGGGGCGGCTCGACCAATCGTGGCGCTCGGGGCCGGTTATCGTGTCGGCCGTGAATCGGGTTTTTGGTGACGCCGAGGCGCTGGTCGCCCGCGTGCCCGGCCCCACGGCGCAGCGCTGGACCAGCGAATGGCGCGACCACGAAAGTGCGCGGCCGCAGTTGGCCGGACAGGTCGCCTGGTTGCACGGCGAGAACGACGAGGCGCGGGCGGCGCTAGTTTTGCAGTTACTCGACGAAATCAAACCGCTGGAGCTCGGGCTCTCGGTGGCGGTGTTGGTGCAGTCGAACGAGTCCGCGACGTGGCTGGCCGATTACCTGCGGCGTGAAGGCGGAATGGCCGCAGTGGCGGCTTCGGATTTGCACGTAGGCACGGATAACCCGCTCACGACGGTGGTGCTGGCGCTGCTGCAAGCGGCGGCGCATCCCGGCGACCGCTTGGCGCGTGAACAGGTTCGCATGTCGCCCCTGGCGGCGGCGCTCGAGGCTGCGGGCTGGGGAAGTGCCGAAGCGTTGACGGAAGGGCTGCTGCGTCAGGTGCACGCCGAGGGGTTTGCCCGGACGGTGGACGCCTGGTTGCGCCGGCTCGAGGCGGTGCTGGCGGCCGACGATGGCTTTAGCCGGGAGCGAGCACGGCAATTGGCGGCGGCGGCGCAATTGTTTGATGAAACCGGGAGCCGCGACGTGGCGGAGTTTGTGCAGTTCGCGGGCCGGCATGTGGTGCGTGATGCCGAGACCGCTGCGGTGGTGCAGGTGATGACGATCCACAAGTCCAAGGGACTCGGCTTTGACGTGGTGCTGTTGCCCGATTTGGAGGGCAACTCCCTGTCGACACGGCGGCGCGAAGGCTTGGCCATTCAGCGAGCCGCTGATCGCTCGGTGGAGTGGGTGATGGATCTGCCGGCGAAATTGTTTCATGAACACGACCCGGTGCTCGCCGCGCACGTGGCCGAAGCCGAGGCTGAGGCGGCCTACGAAAAACTGTGTCTGTTTTATGTGGCGATGACGCGCGCTAAACGGGCGCTTTATCTCATCACCAAGCCGGTGAGTGGAAAATCGAAGTCGGATAATTTCCCCCGGTTGCTGGCGGAAACGCTCGGCACCGCCGGCGTGGGCGGCGACATCGGCGTGGGCAAGTGGCGCGGGGCGGGAGCGTATGCCGAAGGGGCCGCCGACTGGTTTGAGGCCAGCGCGATTGCCTCGGAGGGCGTGGCCGAAAAACCGGTTAAAAGTGGTATTGACGTGCTGGTGACGGCGGAGCCGGTGGTTCGCCATGCGGCGCGCACGCCCTCGGGCACCAAGGCCGGTGTGGTGAGCGGTGCGGTGCTGTTTGGCGAGTTGACTGCGGTGGCGGCGAGTTTCGGCACAGAGGTGCATGCGGCGCTGGCGGCGGTGGAGTGGGGCGGGGTTTCGCCCGAAGTGTTGGCGGCCTGGCAGGCGACCGGGTGGGGGGAGGCGGTTGTGGCCGAAGCGAGGGGCTGCTTGGAGTCTGCGGCAGTGGCGGAGGTCTTTACCTGTTATCCTGGCGCCGAAGTTTGGCGTGAGCGCGCGTTTGAAGTGGTACTCGACGGAGCGTGGATCACGGGGATTTTCGACCGTGTGGTGGTCAAACGTGATTCGGCGGGGCGGGCGGTTGAGGCGACGATTTACGATTTTAAGACCGACCGGCTGGATGCGGGAGGAGTTGAGAAAACGGTGGGGCGCTATGCGGGCCAGTTGGAGATTTACCGGCAGGCGGTGGCGCGTTTAACCGGGCTGGGGGTGGGGCAGATACGCTGCGCATTGGTGCTCACCGCGCTGCGGTTGGTGGTGCCGGTAAAAGCGATGGGGGCAGATTGA
- a CDS encoding AURKAIP1/COX24 domain-containing protein, producing MGNLKKKRRLQMNKHKRKKRLKSNRHKKRTWQK from the coding sequence ATGGGTAACCTCAAAAAGAAACGCCGTCTGCAGATGAACAAGCACAAGCGCAAAAAGCGCTTGAAGTCCAATCGCCACAAGAAGCGCACTTGGCAGAAGTAA